Proteins from one Aspergillus nidulans FGSC A4 chromosome VIII genomic window:
- a CDS encoding Zn(II)2Cys6 transcription factor domain-containing protein (transcript_id=CADANIAT00002506): MESSSYTNSKRPPKLRSACNECHAAKVRCSGEKTGCQRCSNLRLKCAFSISRIGKVPGKRSKANRATVTGSTSSSASLSISSSSLSTPIMSPPLPMTSYSYDSPRAYEARNAIPIPASHPFTHEYAAGLSLANETSYAQSSPSYLTQSRPEESSSLNNLCWAPELDQLGGPGLLSPEWEIDAEESFLQVPPQPPTSVPTYVDVTSDGRNASEAYESPTESIPPSQYPLYLHLLQSIDHSMRLANQCRSPGQHTSTQDMILAATQRYLTTLLQTTESLSFTHTYSEEHLLFSVALDKIIYLLKVGYTDLRRQMEVYESMCIGVAEPAKGWVRYGAFGMDVFEQVSYCRKLFVEEVKRAGLCLDRLMEAMGYLAMTGSSSSSPGRHERLCEEMKRRLDGLMDSLEGDQGAQGVHLSTMISFTCHFQDLLAAILSYQYDMPHAGSRQNEFYAGFDGTAFIRRVITRLETQGFILSTSKRNILQMDKFGILSSLLYDQYRTSGT, translated from the exons ATGGAATCTTCCTC ATATACGAACTCTAAACGACCACCCAAATTGCGATCGGCTTGCAATGAATGTCATGCGGCCAAG GTTCGCTGCTCTGGCGAAAAGACCGGCTGCCAGCGCTGCTCAAACCTCCGTCTGAAATGCGCCTTTTCCATCTCGCGCATTGGCAAGGTCCCAGGAAAACGAAGCAAAGCCAACCGGGCCACTGTGACAGGATCAACCTCGTCGTCTGCGTCTctctcgatttcttcttcctctctaTCGACACCGATCATGTCGCCCCCTCTTCCGATGACGTCTTACTCATATGACAGCCCGCGGGCCTATGAAGCAAGAAATGCTATACCCATTCCTGCGTCCCATCCGTTTACCCATGAGTACGCGGCCGGACTTTCACTGGCGAACGAGACAAGTTATGCCCAGTCCTCTCCAAGCTATCTTACCCAGTCACGCCCGGAAGAATCGTCGAGCCTAAACAACCTCTGTTGGGCGCCGGAGTTGGATCAGTTGGGTGGGCCAGGCCTTTTGAGCCCTGAATGGGAGATTGACGCAGAAGAatcttttcttcaagtgCCCCCTCAGCCGCCGACCTCTGTACCTACCTACGTGGATGTCACTTCCGACGGTAGGAATGCCTCAGAGGCTTATGAATCCCCGACTGAGAGCATTCCACCCAGCCAATATCCACTGtaccttcatctccttcaaagCATTGACCATAGCATGCGTCTCGCGAATCAGTGCAGATCTCCAGGGCAGCACACTTCTACACAGGATATGATCCTGGCTGCGACACAGAGATACCTTACAACCCTCCTTCAGACTACCGAGAGCCTTAGCTTTACACACACCTACAGCGAGGAacaccttcttttctctgtgGCCCTGGATAAGATAATATATCTGCTCAAAGTCGGCTATACAGATCTTCGGCGTCAGATGGAAGTTTACGAGAGTATGTGTATAGGCGTCGCCGAGCCAGCCAAAGGCTGGGTGCGGTACGGTGCATTTGGGATGGACGTTTTCGAGCAAGTGTCTTACTGTCGCAAGCTATTCGTGGAGGAGGTGAAGCGGGCAGGACTCTGCCTGGATAGGCTGATGGAGGCGATGGGATATCTGGCGATGACTGGCTCTAGCTCATCGTCGCCTGGGAGGCACGAAAGGCTCTGTgaagagatgaagagaagactCGATGGATTGATGGACAGTCTAGAGGGTGATCAGGGTGCACAGGGGGTTCATTTG AGTACGATGATATCTTTCACCTGCCACTTTCAAGATCT TCTCGCTGCCATTCTATCTTATCAGTACGACATGCCTCACGCTGGCAGCCG CCAAAACGAATTCTATGCGGGTTTTGATGGTACTGCTTTTATTCGCAGG GTGATTACGCGCTTAGAAACACAAGGGTTCATCCTTTCTACTAGCAAGAGAAATATCCTTCAAATGGATAAATTCGGCATTCTGAGCAGTTTATTATACGACCAAT ATAGGACATCCGGTACCTAG
- a CDS encoding glycosyltransferase family 34 protein (transcript_id=CADANIAT00002507), giving the protein MIAIAHTRRRLILTLALVSLLGIFHLSPSFLALASLPWTASRADLTAPVKARRITKASMLYGPRNVFYERALQTHRRHAQKWGYGMEVLQNEIAKGYWNKPSYLLALLIRELSKPVNERVEWLMWVDADSIIINSLIPLELFLPPSTLDGIHMVASKDHKGLNTGIFFLRVHEWSVRFLIETLAYPIYNPGVDLDLQGQRGNMLVHFPGLGEKRWEHMETWLDLVERGVGGWEVPVQETWYLEETERFWKRVQEARHIIGEYERMKELREKPGSGQRDRDGESETDRLVGELSRALYEEPFEGKTLQQRIETLRRFFDSA; this is encoded by the exons ATGATCGCTATCGCGCACacccgccgccgcctcaTCCTAACCCTCGCCCTAGTCTCGCTCCTCGGAATTTTTCACCTGAGCCCCAGCTTCTTAGCTTTAGCCTCCTTACCATGGACCGCATCAAGGGCTGATCTCACCGCACCAGTCAAGGCTCGCCGTATAACAAAAGCCTCGATGCTCTATGGACCCCGCAACGTGTTCTACGAACGCGCATTGCAGACCCACCGCCGCCATGCCCAGAAATGGGGGTATGGGATGGAAGTCCTCCAGAATGAGATTGCGAAGGGGTACTGGAATAAGCCGAGTTACTTGCTTGCGCTGCTGATAAGGGAGCTGAGCAAGCCCGTCAACGAGCGGGTCGAATGGCTGAT GTGGGTGGACGCCGACTCGATAATCATCAATTCCCTCATACCGCTAGAGCTGTTCCTCCCCCCGTCGACGTTAGATGGGATCCACATGGTCGCGTCCAAAGACCACAAGGGTCTCAACACAGGGATCTTCTTTCTCAGGGTCCACGAATGGAGCGTCAGGTTTCTCATAGAGACACTGGCCTACCCGATTTACAATCCCGGCGTCGATCTAGACCTGCAG GGGCAACGCGGGAACATGTTGGTGCATTTCCCGGGGCTTGGGGAGAAACGCTGGGAGCATATGGAGACTTGGTTGGATCTGGTCGAGAGGGGGGTAGGGGGCTGGGAGGTTCCGGTGCAGGAGACTTGGTACttggaggagacggagaggTTTTGGAAGCGGGTTCAGGAGGCAAGACATATTATTGGAGAGTACGAGAGGATGAAAGAGCTGAGGGAGAAACCGGGGTCGGGTCAACGAGACAGGGACGGAGAGTCAGAGACAGACAGACTTGTCGGAGAGTTGAGCAGGGCCTTGTATGAGGAACCATTTGAAGGGAAGACGTTGCAGCAGAGGATCGAGACGCTCCGTAGATTTTTCGATAGCGCATGA
- a CDS encoding cytochrome P450 (transcript_id=CADANIAT00002508) has product MQPGLSFLVGNWPSVVVLLGFAYFLTLAYGVRKNPLSSLPGPQLTKWTDLLLKFYTVTGQRPRYVHALHQKYGPVVRISPSIVDISDVSASRDIHRIASPFLKAPFYKMLVRKDGESLFSTTDPEYHRRHRRLLSSPLSDTNLRTVEPLVKARIRLAISRIREEALSPRGVADIYKWFFFMATDIIGELSFGDSFRMLEIGKKNQYISDLETVAKIGGIRANFPWIISIGQILPLSIFREVVVSTDRILEYANQSVERYKRHLAMNPNQPKPTLFTKLYDASLHKEGDGECLSDREIRNDAQSFIVAGSDTTANTLTYLVWSVLKDRSIQEKLVEELDVLEELSDVHLRELQYMNQVINEALRLYPAVPSGLPRVVPDKGSTLAGHWLPGGATVTTQLYSLHRDEEVFEEPERFDPSRWENPTKAMKDAYMPFGAGSRNCIGLHLAKMELRLATAYFFRSFPRARISAREDMNDGDMEMMLYFLLSPKGKRCLVEVN; this is encoded by the exons ATGCAGCCTGGCCTCAGCTTCCTCGTGGGCAACTGGCCCTCCGTCGTAGTCCTCCTAGGATTTGCCTACTTCCTCACG TTAGCCTATGGGGTCCGCAAGAaccctctctcctccctcccaGGCCCCCAGCTGACAAAATGGACcgatctgctgctgaagTTCTACACCGTCACTGGGCAGCGTCCGCGCTACGTGCATGCCCTGCATCAGAAATACG GCCCCGTCGTGCGCATTTCCCCTTCCATCGTCGACATCAGCGACGTTTCCGCCAGCCGCGATATCCACCGCATTGCAAGCCCGTTTCTCAAGGCCCCTTTTTACAAGATGCTCGTGCGCAAAGATGGTGAGAGTCTTTTCTCAACCACTGACCCGGAGTACCACCGTCGGCACCGGCGTCTCCTCTCCTCACCCCTCTCAGACACGAACCTGCGCACTGTCGAGCCACTCGTGAAAGCCCGGATCCGACTGGCCATTAGCCGGATTCGAGAAGAGGCGCTCTCCCCGCGCGGTGTTGCAGACATCTACAAgtggttcttcttcatggcaACCGATATCATCGGCGAACTGAGCTTCGGTGACTCTTTCCGTATGCTCGAGATCGGAAAGAAGAACCAGTATATTTCAGACCTGGAGACAGTCGCGAAAATCGGTGGTATCCGGGCTAATTTCCCCTGGATTATCTCAATTGGCCAGATTCTGCCGCTGAGTATCTTCAGGGAGGTCGTCGTGAGCACGGACCGGATTCTGGAGTATGCGAACCAGTCGGTGGAGCGGTATAAGCGGCATCTGGCAATGAATCCCAATCAGCCGAAGCCGACTCTGTTCACCAAACTTTATGATGCGTCGCTTCACAAGGAAGGGGATGGGGAGTGCCTTAGCGATCGCGAGATCAGGAATGACGCGCAGAGCTTTATCGTGGCTGGAAGTGACACGACGGCGAATACGCTGACGTACCTCGTCTGGTCTGTTCTCAAGGACAGGTCCATCCAGGAGAAActtgtggaagagctggatgtaTTG gaagaactcTCTGACGTCCACCTCCGAGAGCTGCAATACATGAACCAGGTTATCAACGAGGCACTGCGACTGTATCCCGCTGTACCGTCGGGATTGCCGCGAGTTGTGCCTGACAAGGGAAGTACTCTCGCTGGACATTGGCTTCCGGGTGGTGCGACAGTAACGACGCAATTGTACTCACTCCAtcgggatgaggaggtctttgaggagCCGGAACG ATTCGACCCCTCTCGCTGGGAAAATCCTACCAAAGCCATGAAAGACGCCTACATGCCGTTTGGGGCCGGGTCGCGAA ACTGCATTGGACTACATCTGGCAAAGATGGAACTGCGTCTTGCGACGGCATACTTCTTCCGCTCGTTCCCGAGGGCCAGGATATCGGCTAGAGAAGACATGAACGATGGCGATATGGAGATGATGCTGTACTTCCTGCTCTCGCCTAAAGGAAAGAGATGCTTGGTGGAAGTGAATTAG